One Janthinobacterium sp. TB1-E2 genomic region harbors:
- a CDS encoding sodium:solute symporter family protein: MIIIAAVTVGYFALMSYITYSVRKHANSAEGMTAGGRNYPAFLIGALLLSEFIGSSVSIGTAQKGYELGISAAWNLVALSLGFFLLAIVLVKKYKESGQSTISGILAQTYGEPVRYAASILTIVALSIVAVALYASGGAVLAAVLHINKTVAILLVGAITVIYVSLGGMRSVVYTNFAHSIVKYLGVILALAYALEATGGIGALQAQLPAKMFNWVEIGWGQIIAWMIGGIGSIFATQYVIQALVSTDNPAVAKRACYYVSSLMIPFGLMAALIGMCSAVLYPGMKSIDAFPTMIAHMPAFSASIMIVGLAGALFGGISATTLASATLAMKDFYDPWYNKAKNDAKSLMFLRIAIVVAGLLPLVLALYAEKLLMIAFLGKALRATLAVLVLMAFYAPKFGTPRGAFVGVIVSVIATIGWFLAGNPYGVDSSYLALAGPLLTMGISHVFKPAQALAKPASSSRL, translated from the coding sequence TTGATCATTATCGCTGCGGTCACGGTGGGCTATTTCGCCCTCATGTCCTACATTACCTATAGCGTGCGCAAGCATGCCAACAGCGCCGAGGGCATGACGGCGGGCGGGCGCAATTATCCCGCCTTCCTGATCGGCGCCTTGCTGCTGTCGGAATTCATCGGCAGTTCCGTCAGCATCGGCACGGCCCAGAAGGGCTATGAACTGGGCATTTCCGCCGCCTGGAATCTGGTGGCGCTGTCGCTGGGCTTTTTCCTGCTGGCCATCGTGCTGGTGAAAAAATACAAGGAAAGCGGGCAGTCGACGATTTCCGGCATCCTCGCGCAAACGTATGGTGAGCCCGTGCGCTATGCGGCGTCCATCCTCACCATCGTCGCGCTGAGCATCGTTGCCGTGGCCCTGTACGCGAGCGGCGGTGCCGTGCTGGCGGCCGTGTTGCACATCAACAAAACGGTGGCCATCTTGCTGGTCGGCGCCATCACCGTGATCTATGTCAGCCTGGGCGGCATGCGCTCGGTCGTGTACACGAATTTCGCCCACTCCATCGTCAAATACCTGGGCGTGATCCTGGCACTGGCGTATGCGCTGGAAGCAACGGGCGGCATTGGCGCGCTGCAGGCGCAGTTGCCGGCCAAGATGTTCAACTGGGTCGAGATCGGCTGGGGCCAGATCATCGCCTGGATGATCGGCGGCATCGGTTCCATCTTCGCCACGCAATACGTGATCCAGGCGCTGGTCAGCACGGACAACCCGGCCGTGGCCAAGCGCGCCTGCTATTACGTGTCGTCGCTGATGATTCCGTTCGGCCTGATGGCGGCCCTGATCGGCATGTGCAGCGCCGTGCTGTATCCGGGCATGAAGTCGATCGACGCGTTCCCGACCATGATCGCCCACATGCCGGCGTTTTCCGCCAGCATCATGATCGTGGGCCTGGCCGGTGCCCTGTTTGGCGGCATTTCCGCCACCACCCTGGCATCGGCCACCCTGGCCATGAAGGATTTTTATGATCCCTGGTACAACAAGGCGAAGAACGACGCGAAATCGCTGATGTTCCTGCGCATCGCCATCGTCGTGGCGGGATTGCTGCCGCTGGTGCTGGCGCTGTATGCGGAAAAGCTGCTGATGATCGCCTTCCTGGGCAAGGCCCTGCGCGCGACCCTGGCCGTGCTGGTGCTGATGGCCTTCTATGCGCCGAAATTCGGCACACCGCGCGGCGCCTTTGTCGGCGTGATCGTCTCGGTGATCGCCACGATTGGCTGGTTCCTGGCGGGCAATCCGTACGGCGTGGATAGTTCCTACCTGGCGCTGGCTGGTCCGTTGCTGACCATGGGTATCAGCCATGTGTTCAAGCCGGCGCAAGCGTTGGCAAAGCCGGCATCGTCGTCGCGGCTGTAG
- a CDS encoding GntP family permease — MSFLIVLAALAFLMLAAYRGYSVILFAPVAALGAVLLTDPSAVPAVFSGIFMEKMVGFIKLYFPVFLLGAVFGKLIELSGFSQSIVVAAIRYIGSARANAVIVAVCAALTYGGVSLFVVVFAVYPFAAELYRQSNIPKRLMPGAIALGAFSFTMDTLPGTPQIQNIIPTTFFNTTGWAAPWLGTIGAVLTVIMGLAFLEWRRRSVMATGEGYGAEADKATAGVGDLPHPLLSVAPLVLVGVANFALTKLIPQWYGASYVLTAEALPGLHAPVSTSIGAVTGIWAVEGALLLGILLVCVTAFGRIRAAFAEGTKAAVGGALLAAMNTASEYGFGGVIAALPGFLAVSNTLRSVPDPLVNAAVSVTTLAGITGSASGGMSIALAAMSDSFIQAAQQAHIPLEVMHRVVAMASGGMDTLPHNGAVITLLAVTGLTHRQSYRDIFGITVIKTVAVFLVIAIYYMTGLV, encoded by the coding sequence ATGTCTTTCCTGATAGTTCTGGCCGCACTGGCCTTCCTCATGCTGGCCGCCTACCGCGGCTACAGCGTGATCCTGTTTGCGCCCGTCGCTGCGCTCGGTGCCGTGCTGCTGACCGATCCGTCGGCCGTGCCGGCCGTCTTCAGCGGCATCTTCATGGAAAAGATGGTGGGCTTTATCAAGCTGTATTTTCCCGTCTTTTTGCTCGGCGCCGTGTTCGGCAAGCTGATCGAGCTGTCCGGCTTTTCCCAGTCCATCGTCGTGGCGGCCATCCGCTATATCGGCAGTGCGCGCGCGAATGCCGTGATCGTTGCCGTGTGCGCAGCCTTGACGTATGGCGGCGTGTCGCTGTTCGTCGTGGTGTTTGCCGTGTATCCGTTTGCGGCCGAGCTGTACCGTCAGAGCAATATTCCCAAGCGGCTGATGCCGGGCGCCATTGCCCTGGGCGCGTTTTCCTTCACCATGGATACGTTACCGGGCACGCCGCAGATCCAGAACATCATCCCCACCACTTTCTTCAACACCACCGGCTGGGCCGCACCGTGGCTGGGCACCATCGGCGCCGTGCTGACGGTGATCATGGGACTGGCTTTTCTCGAATGGCGCCGCCGTTCCGTCATGGCGACGGGCGAAGGTTATGGGGCCGAGGCCGACAAGGCCACGGCCGGCGTGGGCGACCTGCCCCATCCGCTGCTGTCGGTGGCGCCTTTGGTGCTCGTCGGCGTGGCCAACTTTGCGCTGACCAAACTGATTCCCCAATGGTACGGCGCCAGTTACGTGCTCACCGCCGAGGCCCTGCCGGGCTTGCATGCGCCCGTGTCGACGTCGATCGGCGCCGTGACGGGCATCTGGGCCGTGGAAGGTGCCTTGCTGCTGGGAATTTTGCTCGTCTGCGTGACGGCCTTCGGGCGCATCCGCGCCGCGTTTGCCGAAGGCACCAAGGCGGCCGTGGGCGGCGCCTTGCTGGCGGCCATGAATACGGCGTCCGAGTATGGTTTCGGCGGCGTCATCGCCGCGCTGCCCGGCTTTCTTGCCGTCAGCAACACCTTGCGCAGCGTGCCCGATCCGCTCGTCAACGCGGCCGTGTCCGTGACGACCCTGGCCGGCATCACTGGCTCGGCCTCGGGCGGCATGAGCATCGCGCTGGCCGCCATGTCGGACAGCTTTATCCAGGCCGCACAGCAGGCGCATATTCCGCTGGAAGTCATGCACCGCGTCGTGGCCATGGCCAGCGGCGGCATGGATACCCTGCCGCACAATGGCGCCGTGATCACCCTGCTGGCCGTCACGGGCCTCACGCACCGCCAGTCCTACCGCGACATTTTCGGCATCACCGTCATCAAGACGGTGGCCGTGTTCCTCGTCATTGCCATCTATTACATGACGGGACTGGTCTGA